A single genomic interval of Litoreibacter ponti harbors:
- the mepA gene encoding penicillin-insensitive murein endopeptidase produces the protein MGFRYLIAAFAAVALTSCAPPKPETKSTMSPQVKRDLGAQGNILAKQLFGAKARGTNQSPAAFGSYANGCASGLVQLPETGPTWQAMRLSRNRNWAHPETVDFVQDLSRVAKRQGWAGIYVGDMSQPRGGPMTSGHRSHQIGLDADIWMNPASSMNLSRSARENISAISMRRSNGAFVNGKWTRQHHEVLKAAASDKRVARIFVFPGAKVQMCKDEKGDRSWLRKIRPWWGHHYHFHVRLACPPGSRGCVNQDPPPAGDGCADAQQWVNNILNPPPPPKNPPPVKKRRELRLVDLPQQCVGVLEAN, from the coding sequence ATGGGATTCCGATACCTGATAGCAGCCTTTGCCGCCGTGGCCCTGACCAGCTGCGCGCCCCCCAAGCCCGAGACCAAAAGCACGATGAGCCCGCAGGTCAAACGCGATCTGGGGGCGCAGGGCAACATACTGGCCAAACAGCTGTTCGGTGCGAAGGCGCGCGGCACGAACCAAAGCCCCGCCGCTTTTGGCTCTTACGCAAACGGCTGCGCCTCCGGTCTGGTGCAATTGCCCGAGACCGGGCCGACCTGGCAAGCGATGCGGCTGTCGCGCAACCGCAACTGGGCGCACCCCGAGACCGTGGATTTCGTCCAGGACCTGAGCCGCGTGGCGAAGCGGCAGGGGTGGGCCGGGATTTATGTGGGCGATATGAGCCAACCGCGGGGCGGGCCGATGACCAGCGGGCATCGCTCGCATCAGATCGGGCTTGATGCGGATATCTGGATGAACCCGGCGTCGAGCATGAATTTGAGCCGCTCGGCGCGCGAGAACATCTCGGCCATCTCTATGCGCCGCTCGAACGGCGCTTTCGTGAATGGCAAGTGGACGCGCCAGCATCACGAGGTGCTGAAGGCGGCGGCCTCCGACAAGCGGGTTGCGCGCATTTTCGTGTTCCCCGGCGCGAAGGTGCAGATGTGCAAGGATGAGAAGGGCGACCGGTCCTGGCTGCGCAAGATCCGCCCCTGGTGGGGGCATCACTATCATTTCCACGTGCGGCTGGCCTGTCCGCCGGGCTCGCGCGGTTGCGTCAATCAGGATCCGCCGCCAGCCGGTGACGGGTGCGCGGACGCGCAGCAATGGGTCAACAACATCCTGAACCCGCCTCCGCCCCCTAAAAACCCGCCGCCGGTCAAGAAACGCCGCGAGTTGCGGCTTGTGGATTTGCCGCAGCAATGCGTCGGCGTGCTCGAAGCCAATTAG
- a CDS encoding esterase-like activity of phytase family protein, with protein MEFVSRFTWTSSEPRFGGFSSLELTRDGETFVTTTDKGLIAQGRILRDGGRIRGLDNLRFDVLRNAQGAALRSYRTDAEGLAISTSGEIFISFEGRHDIAAYSAADAPARLLPAPQWGFQKNSSLEALAIDASGTLYTMPERSGDLNRPFPVFRFRNGRWDSALQLTRKNGFLPVGADFGPDGRLYILERELTGLAGFATRVRSFEIARNALTDEKILLRTTGGTHDNLEGIAVWASPEGVIRVTMISDDNFRFFQRTELVEYRLVN; from the coding sequence TTGGAATTTGTCAGCCGGTTTACCTGGACCTCGAGCGAGCCGCGCTTTGGCGGCTTCTCGTCGCTGGAGCTGACCCGGGACGGCGAGACATTTGTCACCACAACCGACAAGGGCCTGATCGCGCAAGGGCGCATCCTGCGCGATGGCGGGCGTATCCGGGGGCTGGACAATCTGCGGTTTGACGTGCTGCGCAACGCGCAAGGCGCGGCACTGAGAAGCTACCGCACTGATGCTGAAGGACTGGCGATTTCGACCAGCGGCGAGATTTTTATCTCCTTCGAGGGCCGCCATGACATTGCGGCCTACAGCGCCGCCGACGCGCCCGCGCGCCTGCTGCCCGCCCCGCAATGGGGGTTCCAGAAGAACTCTTCGCTCGAGGCGCTTGCGATCGACGCCAGTGGCACGCTCTACACGATGCCGGAGCGGTCGGGCGATCTGAACCGGCCCTTCCCGGTCTTTCGCTTTCGCAACGGGCGCTGGGACAGCGCCTTGCAGCTGACGCGCAAGAACGGCTTTCTGCCCGTGGGTGCCGATTTTGGCCCCGATGGCAGGCTGTATATCCTGGAGCGGGAGCTGACGGGGCTCGCGGGTTTCGCCACGCGGGTGCGCAGCTTCGAGATTGCGCGCAACGCGCTGACGGACGAGAAGATCCTGCTGCGCACGACCGGCGGCACCCATGACAATCTCGAAGGGATTGCCGTGTGGGCCAGCCCCGAGGGGGTGATCCGGGTGACGATGATCTCCGACGACAATTTCCGCTTCTTCCAGCGCACGGAACTCGTGGAATACCGGCTCGTGAACTAG
- the typA gene encoding translational GTPase TypA, giving the protein MDLRNIAIIAHVDHGKTTLVDEMLKQSGSFRENQAVAERAMDSNDLERERGITILAKATSVEWKGIRVNIVDTPGHADFGGEVERILSMVDGVVLLVDAAEGPMPQTKFVTSKALALGLRPIVVLNKVDKADAEPDRALDEVFDLFANLDANDEQLDFPSMYASGRSGWADMELDGPRKDLSALLDLIVEHVPAPAQIQRRDEPFSMLATTLGSDPFIGRLLTGRVETGTLKVGETIKALSRDGERIEQFRATKILASRGLTQEPIDVAEAGDIVSLAGMSKATVADTLCAVDVTDAIPAQPIDPPTITVTFGINDSPLAGRDGKKVQSRVIRERLLKEAESNVAIQITDTPGGDAFEVAGRGELQMGVLIENMRREGFELSISRPQVLFQEGENGEKLEPVEEVTIDVDDEYSGAVIEKITGARKGDLAEMKQAGAGKTRIIAHVPSRGLIGYHGEFLTDTRGTGVLNRVFHEWAPHKGAIPGRRAGVLISMENGVSVAYAIFNLEDRGKFFIGAQEDVYQGMIIGEHSRENDLEVNPLKGKKLTNVRASGTDEAVRLTTPVRMSLEEAIAYIDNDELVEVTPNAIRLRKRHLDPHERKRASRTDG; this is encoded by the coding sequence ATGGACCTTCGCAACATTGCGATTATCGCCCACGTTGACCACGGCAAGACCACGCTGGTCGACGAGATGCTCAAGCAATCGGGCTCGTTCCGCGAGAACCAGGCGGTGGCCGAGCGCGCCATGGACAGCAACGACCTGGAGCGGGAGCGTGGGATCACGATCCTGGCGAAGGCGACCAGCGTCGAGTGGAAGGGCATCCGCGTCAACATCGTGGACACGCCGGGCCACGCCGACTTTGGCGGCGAGGTGGAGCGCATTTTGTCGATGGTGGACGGGGTTGTGCTGCTGGTGGATGCCGCCGAGGGACCGATGCCGCAAACGAAATTCGTGACCTCCAAGGCGCTGGCACTGGGTCTGCGCCCCATCGTGGTGCTGAACAAGGTCGACAAGGCCGATGCGGAACCGGACCGCGCGCTGGACGAGGTGTTCGACCTGTTCGCCAATCTTGATGCCAATGACGAGCAGCTCGACTTCCCCTCGATGTATGCCTCTGGCCGGTCGGGCTGGGCGGATATGGAGCTGGACGGCCCGCGCAAGGACCTGTCCGCGCTTCTGGATCTCATCGTCGAGCACGTGCCCGCGCCTGCACAAATCCAGCGGCGCGACGAGCCGTTTTCAATGCTGGCGACCACGCTGGGCTCTGATCCGTTCATCGGCCGTCTGCTGACGGGCCGCGTTGAGACCGGGACTTTGAAAGTGGGAGAGACCATCAAGGCGCTGTCGCGCGATGGCGAGCGGATCGAGCAGTTTCGGGCGACGAAAATCCTTGCCTCCCGCGGGCTAACGCAAGAACCGATCGATGTGGCCGAGGCGGGCGACATTGTCTCGCTCGCGGGCATGTCGAAGGCGACCGTGGCAGATACGCTGTGCGCGGTGGATGTGACCGACGCGATCCCGGCGCAGCCGATTGACCCGCCCACAATCACCGTGACCTTCGGGATCAACGACTCGCCCTTGGCGGGTCGCGACGGCAAGAAGGTGCAGTCCCGCGTGATCCGCGAGCGCCTGCTGAAAGAGGCTGAATCGAACGTCGCGATCCAGATCACCGACACGCCGGGTGGCGACGCCTTTGAGGTCGCGGGTCGGGGCGAATTGCAGATGGGCGTGCTGATCGAGAACATGCGGCGCGAGGGGTTCGAGCTGTCAATTTCCCGCCCGCAGGTGCTGTTCCAGGAGGGCGAGAACGGCGAGAAGCTGGAGCCGGTCGAGGAAGTCACCATCGACGTGGATGACGAATATTCCGGCGCCGTGATCGAGAAGATCACCGGCGCGCGCAAGGGCGATCTGGCGGAGATGAAGCAGGCGGGCGCGGGCAAGACGCGCATCATCGCCCATGTGCCGTCGCGCGGGCTGATCGGCTATCACGGCGAGTTCCTGACCGACACGCGTGGCACGGGCGTGCTGAACCGGGTGTTCCACGAATGGGCGCCCCACAAGGGCGCGATCCCGGGGCGTCGCGCGGGCGTGCTGATCTCGATGGAGAACGGCGTCTCGGTGGCTTACGCGATCTTCAACCTCGAAGACCGCGGCAAGTTCTTCATCGGCGCGCAGGAAGATGTCTATCAGGGCATGATCATCGGCGAGCACAGCCGCGAGAATGATCTGGAAGTGAACCCGCTCAAGGGCAAGAAGCTGACCAACGTGCGCGCCTCCGGCACGGACGAGGCGGTGCGTTTGACGACGCCGGTGCGCATGTCGCTGGAAGAGGCGATTGCCTATATCGACAATGACGAGCTGGTCGAAGTGACACCGAATGCGATCCGCCTGCGCAAACGCCACCTTGACCCCCACGAGCGCAAACGCGCCTCGCGGACGGATGGCTGA
- a CDS encoding cupin domain-containing protein — protein MADRLTPNDWSLREDEFSGRFEGAQIGAEVTVLFVSIDEVGGGPPLHTHPYDEIFIIRSGRGRYTVGDEVIEAGRGDVLRVPAEVPHKFENLGPGPLESVDIHQSPRFIQTDLE, from the coding sequence ATGGCTGACCGGCTGACACCGAATGATTGGAGCCTGCGCGAGGACGAATTCTCGGGCAGGTTCGAAGGCGCGCAGATCGGGGCGGAGGTCACGGTGCTGTTCGTGTCCATCGACGAGGTCGGCGGCGGGCCGCCGCTGCACACCCACCCCTACGACGAAATCTTCATCATCCGTTCAGGTCGTGGCCGCTACACCGTTGGCGACGAAGTGATCGAGGCCGGGCGCGGCGACGTGCTGCGCGTGCCTGCGGAGGTGCCGCACAAGTTTGAAAACCTTGGGCCCGGGCCGCTGGAAAGCGTCGACATCCATCAAAGCCCGCGCTTCATCCAGACCGATCTGGAGTGA
- a CDS encoding MOSC domain-containing protein, with amino-acid sequence MRTLKDLMALYPHPGRVDWIGVRPARRADMIALDDVEITEAGLEGDRHPSPGKRAVTLIQSEHLPVIAALTGIEVTPEMLRRNLVISGINLTSLRGREIEIGTTRLKITGPCAPCSRMEDTLGHGGYNAMRGHGGMTAEVLRAGRISLGDALTAE; translated from the coding sequence ATGCGTACGCTCAAAGACCTGATGGCACTCTATCCGCACCCGGGCCGGGTCGACTGGATCGGCGTCCGTCCCGCGCGGCGGGCGGACATGATCGCGCTGGACGACGTCGAGATCACCGAGGCAGGGTTGGAAGGCGACCGACACCCCAGCCCCGGCAAACGCGCGGTGACGCTCATTCAGTCCGAACATCTGCCGGTCATCGCGGCCCTGACAGGTATCGAAGTCACCCCCGAGATGCTCCGCCGCAATCTGGTGATTTCCGGCATCAACCTGACCAGCCTGCGCGGGCGTGAGATTGAAATCGGGACCACGCGTCTCAAAATCACGGGTCCCTGCGCGCCCTGTTCGCGGATGGAGGACACGCTCGGACACGGCGGCTACAACGCGATGCGCGGCCACGGTGGAATGACGGCGGAGGTCCTGCGCGCGGGTCGGATCAGCCTAGGCGACGCGCTAACAGCCGAGTAG
- a CDS encoding DUF4383 domain-containing protein: MSSAQKTCLFFFAALLTAASLNYLPIPGIIDEDGNAFGVFALDVFDDLLHVASALWALAAALISHKAARTFLLYFGALYFADGLLGLATGSGFLDLGIVFYGFYEYPSFLIKLAANIPHLGLGGLALFAAWRSR, from the coding sequence ATGTCCAGCGCGCAAAAAACCTGTCTGTTCTTCTTTGCGGCTTTGCTGACGGCCGCCTCACTCAATTACCTACCCATCCCCGGCATCATCGACGAAGATGGCAACGCCTTCGGCGTCTTTGCGCTGGACGTGTTCGACGATCTGCTGCACGTGGCCTCCGCGCTCTGGGCCTTGGCCGCCGCGCTGATTTCGCACAAGGCAGCGCGCACGTTCCTTTTGTATTTCGGGGCGCTCTACTTCGCCGACGGCCTGCTTGGGCTTGCGACCGGCTCCGGCTTCCTCGACCTCGGCATCGTGTTCTACGGCTTCTACGAATACCCCAGCTTCCTGATCAAACTCGCCGCCAACATCCCCCATCTGGGCCTCGGCGGGCTGGCACTGTTCGCCGCGTGGCGCAGCCGGTGA
- a CDS encoding FAD-binding protein, with protein MSNTRRAFLLGTGALAGAYATRSYYTTPDPSGRVLDAPTNDPLLLNDASELSPTRVAKHITLTDRFEGPQIEALRRELKEARDQGRPAIASAARHSMGGQSMARGGTTLTMDHSWIELDTTALTYRCGAGTRWSEVIRQLDAQGFSPAVMQSNNDFGVASTYSVNAHGWPTPFSGMGSTVQSLRMMLADGSHITCSRDENADIFTAAMGGYGLLGVITDMTIQMVANTRLKPTFENLPAVEFGPRFIQAIKGGGAVQMAYGRMDVTKARFFEDALMITYRPTDDQTDLPPAPGSGFLSKAARGVFRAQLGADSAKRARWWFEAGLGPWIGGGDTTRNTLLNEPVITLDDRDDTRTDILHEYFISPDQFAAFVAACRDVIPSSYQELLNITLRYVAPDNESWLSYAPGDRIACVMLFSQEKTHRGEADMQRMTEELIDRVLAIGGSYYLPYRLHARQDQMQKAYPGLRPFVAKKRAMDPSNLFRHAMWDQYMARV; from the coding sequence ATGAGTAACACCAGACGTGCATTTTTGCTCGGCACCGGGGCGCTGGCCGGGGCCTATGCGACCCGCAGCTATTACACGACGCCGGACCCGTCGGGCCGGGTGCTGGACGCCCCGACAAATGATCCCCTATTGCTCAATGACGCATCAGAGCTGTCGCCCACCCGCGTTGCCAAGCACATCACCCTGACCGACCGATTCGAAGGCCCCCAGATCGAGGCCCTGCGCCGCGAGCTGAAAGAGGCCCGCGATCAGGGACGCCCCGCCATCGCCTCCGCCGCGCGGCATTCCATGGGCGGGCAAAGCATGGCCCGAGGTGGCACGACGCTCACCATGGATCACAGCTGGATCGAGCTCGATACAACCGCGCTCACCTATCGCTGTGGCGCGGGCACCCGCTGGTCCGAGGTAATCCGCCAGCTCGACGCCCAAGGCTTCTCCCCCGCCGTCATGCAATCGAACAATGATTTCGGCGTGGCCTCGACCTATTCGGTCAACGCCCATGGCTGGCCCACACCCTTTTCCGGCATGGGCTCGACCGTGCAAAGCCTGCGCATGATGCTGGCCGACGGCTCCCACATCACCTGCTCGCGCGATGAAAACGCCGATATCTTCACCGCCGCGATGGGCGGCTACGGGCTGCTTGGCGTGATCACCGACATGACCATCCAGATGGTCGCCAACACCCGGCTGAAACCCACATTCGAGAATTTGCCCGCGGTCGAGTTTGGCCCGCGCTTCATTCAGGCCATCAAGGGCGGTGGCGCGGTGCAGATGGCCTACGGGCGCATGGACGTCACCAAGGCGCGCTTTTTTGAGGACGCGCTGATGATCACCTACCGGCCCACCGACGACCAAACCGACCTGCCGCCCGCCCCCGGCTCTGGCTTTCTGTCGAAGGCCGCGCGGGGCGTTTTCCGCGCCCAACTTGGGGCCGACAGCGCCAAACGCGCCCGCTGGTGGTTCGAGGCCGGGCTTGGCCCTTGGATCGGCGGTGGCGATACCACCCGCAACACGCTGTTGAACGAGCCGGTGATCACGCTTGATGACCGCGACGACACCCGCACCGACATCCTGCACGAATACTTCATCTCGCCCGACCAATTCGCGGCCTTCGTCGCCGCCTGCCGCGATGTGATCCCGTCGAGCTATCAAGAGCTCCTGAACATCACGCTCCGCTACGTGGCCCCCGACAATGAAAGCTGGCTGTCCTACGCGCCGGGCGACCGCATCGCCTGCGTGATGCTGTTCAGCCAGGAAAAGACCCACCGCGGCGAGGCCGACATGCAGCGCATGACCGAAGAGCTGATCGATCGGGTGCTGGCCATCGGCGGCAGCTACTACCTGCCCTACCGCCTGCACGCCCGTCAGGATCAGATGCAAAAGGCCTATCCCGGCCTGCGCCCCTTCGTGGCCAAGAAGCGGGCGATGGACCCATCCAATCTGTTCCGCCACGCGATGTGGGACCAATACATGGCGAGGGTCTGA
- a CDS encoding Y-family DNA polymerase: MLPVPPAKRRVLCLWFPRLAAERFMRREGVADDVPVAVLRDIGNMQVIHSLNPAAEAFGLTPGQPMRDAMAMCPELRTRLANLPREAAFLQVLARWAGKFSPWVRVEGEAGLILDLTGCAHLFGGEEGLARQVEEDCAGFGFTVRLGLADTVGAAWALARFAGRGAGSLRSGDAIDAEARATRSRAAKRRHWERGGAAPKMQLAEVVQAAIAPPGQTRGALAPLPMAALRLDPDVVTGLARVGLRRVEDVMGMPRAALARRFGMQVVRRLDQALGLEPEPVSPAKPADHFAVRLSFPDPIGLEADVLAGIDRLLEPLCEKLRKKGRGARRIRLQAFRTDETSEILEVGLARASNDPDRMRPLLAMKLGDLDVGFGLDVLRLEAVLSEPLQARQHRGHLEASADVAAQMTQDTEIDDLIGRLGARVGLEAITRVHPASSHIPEKGAIVLAAAWSEPCESWPEPELPRPLTLFPPEPVTAAEVPIPPETFKWRGRHLTLAQAVGPERISPEWWLDEPEWRTGVRDYWRVDTKSGDRLWLFYAHGAAKTGGWFCQGDFG; the protein is encoded by the coding sequence ATGTTGCCCGTCCCCCCAGCGAAGCGGCGCGTGTTGTGCCTGTGGTTTCCGCGGCTTGCGGCCGAGCGGTTCATGCGTCGCGAAGGCGTAGCTGATGACGTGCCCGTGGCGGTGTTGCGGGACATAGGCAACATGCAGGTGATTCACTCCCTGAACCCCGCCGCAGAAGCGTTCGGCCTGACCCCGGGCCAGCCGATGCGCGATGCGATGGCGATGTGCCCGGAGCTGCGCACCCGGCTTGCCAACCTGCCACGGGAGGCTGCGTTCTTGCAGGTGTTGGCGCGCTGGGCGGGCAAGTTCTCGCCCTGGGTGCGGGTCGAGGGGGAGGCGGGGCTGATCCTGGACTTGACCGGCTGTGCGCATTTGTTCGGTGGCGAAGAGGGGTTGGCGCGGCAGGTGGAAGAGGATTGCGCGGGCTTTGGCTTCACCGTTCGCCTGGGTCTGGCGGACACCGTGGGCGCAGCCTGGGCGCTGGCGCGATTTGCAGGACGCGGGGCCGGGTCGCTGCGGTCTGGCGACGCCATTGATGCGGAGGCGCGCGCGACCCGCTCGCGGGCAGCCAAGCGGCGGCATTGGGAACGCGGCGGGGCCGCCCCGAAGATGCAGCTGGCAGAAGTGGTGCAGGCGGCGATTGCGCCGCCGGGCCAGACACGCGGGGCGTTGGCCCCACTGCCGATGGCCGCCTTGCGGCTGGATCCGGACGTGGTCACGGGGCTGGCCCGCGTGGGCCTGCGCCGGGTTGAAGATGTGATGGGCATGCCGCGCGCGGCGTTGGCGCGGCGCTTTGGCATGCAGGTGGTCCGACGGCTTGATCAGGCCTTGGGACTGGAGCCGGAGCCGGTCTCGCCCGCGAAGCCTGCGGATCATTTTGCGGTGCGGCTGAGCTTTCCCGACCCGATCGGGCTGGAGGCGGATGTTCTGGCGGGCATCGACCGGCTGCTGGAGCCGCTTTGCGAGAAGCTGCGCAAAAAGGGGCGCGGCGCGCGGCGTATACGGCTGCAAGCGTTTCGCACCGATGAGACCAGTGAAATTCTGGAGGTCGGGTTGGCGCGGGCCAGCAATGATCCTGACCGGATGCGGCCCCTTCTGGCGATGAAGCTGGGGGATCTGGATGTGGGCTTTGGGCTGGATGTGCTGCGGTTAGAGGCAGTGCTGTCGGAGCCGCTGCAGGCACGCCAGCACCGCGGCCATCTGGAAGCGAGCGCCGATGTCGCGGCCCAGATGACGCAGGACACAGAGATCGACGACCTGATCGGGCGGCTTGGCGCACGGGTGGGGCTGGAGGCGATCACCCGGGTGCACCCGGCCTCGAGCCACATCCCGGAGAAGGGCGCGATCGTGCTGGCCGCCGCGTGGTCGGAGCCGTGCGAGAGCTGGCCGGAGCCGGAATTGCCGCGCCCGCTTACTTTGTTCCCACCCGAGCCGGTGACCGCCGCGGAGGTGCCGATACCGCCCGAGACCTTCAAATGGCGGGGGCGGCATCTGACGTTGGCGCAGGCGGTGGGGCCGGAGCGTATTTCCCCGGAATGGTGGCTCGATGAGCCGGAATGGCGCACGGGCGTGCGCGATTACTGGCGG